In Thamnophis elegans isolate rThaEle1 chromosome 4, rThaEle1.pri, whole genome shotgun sequence, the following proteins share a genomic window:
- the SPATA45 gene encoding spermatogenesis-associated protein 45, giving the protein MAKDAKKRLLEYNKLRESRCLIEGNNETCWLRPQKKHYPQSNRASVENYKEEKKEYDSGRTSWIKITPLNKEKRHFPEKNNAIFG; this is encoded by the coding sequence ATGGCTAAAGATGCGAAAAAGCGCTTGCTTGAATATAATAAGCTGAGGGAATCGAGATGCTTGATAGAAGGAAATAATGAAACTTGTTGGCTCAGGCCCCAGAAAAAACATTATCCTCAAAGTAATCGAGCTTCAGTAGAGAActacaaggaagaaaaaaaggagtatGACAGTGGCAGGACATCCTGGATAAAAATAACTCCTCTTAATAAAGAAAAACGGCATTTTCCTGAAAAAA